Proteins encoded together in one Halalkaliarchaeum sp. AArc-CO window:
- a CDS encoding peptidylprolyl isomerase: MTIETGDSVTIEYTGRLDDGSVFDTTHESVAVEAGLDEDGSDREYSPLTVEIGAGQIIEGLEEALVGMDEGDNKTVEIPPEKAYEWSEANIREFGAAQFVQTVGQEPEEGAYVRDQNGTLAEIVHVDEDVVKVDFNHQLAGETLEFEFEVVDVS, from the coding sequence ATGACAATCGAAACCGGCGACTCGGTGACGATCGAGTACACCGGCCGGCTGGACGACGGCTCCGTATTCGACACGACCCACGAGTCCGTCGCCGTCGAGGCCGGGCTCGACGAAGACGGCTCCGACCGGGAGTACAGCCCCCTCACCGTCGAAATCGGTGCGGGACAGATCATCGAAGGGCTCGAGGAGGCACTCGTCGGCATGGACGAGGGAGACAACAAGACCGTCGAGATCCCGCCCGAGAAAGCATACGAGTGGAGCGAAGCGAACATCCGTGAGTTCGGTGCCGCCCAGTTCGTCCAGACGGTCGGACAGGAGCCCGAAGAGGGCGCGTACGTCCGGGACCAGAACGGCACCCTCGCGGAGATCGTCCACGTCGACGAGGACGTCGTCAAGGTAGATTTCAACCACCAGCTCGCGGGTGAGACCCTCGAGTTCGAGTTCGAAGTCGTCGACGTCAGTTAA
- the cutA gene encoding divalent-cation tolerance protein CutA, with protein MPTAYVTAPRESADELASFLVQERLAACVNVVDCRSTYRWDGEVYDGDEEAILFAKTTAERYPELKTRLVERHPNEVPCVERFDEVDVFEPFEDWIETEVE; from the coding sequence ATGCCGACAGCGTACGTCACAGCTCCACGGGAGTCCGCAGACGAGTTGGCTTCGTTTCTGGTCCAAGAACGCCTGGCCGCCTGCGTCAACGTGGTCGACTGCCGATCCACCTACAGGTGGGACGGTGAGGTCTACGACGGGGACGAAGAGGCGATCCTGTTTGCGAAAACAACTGCCGAACGGTATCCGGAACTGAAAACGCGTCTAGTGGAGCGTCATCCGAACGAAGTCCCCTGCGTCGAACGGTTCGACGAGGTGGACGTGTTCGAGCCGTTCGAAGACTGGATCGAAACCGAGGTGGAGTAG
- a CDS encoding SDR family oxidoreductase — MTERLSGQAALITGASSGNGREIALTFADEGASVTVADIREEPREGGTATHELIEERGGEAQFVETDVSSVEDLKQAVDETVDAFGSLDVMVNNAGVFPGMQPISEIDEEDYDWLMDINLKGVVFGSKLAAEVMCEQDDGGAIVNLSSIAGLNGFDDSSLYCASKGGVANVTRELAMELGPDGIRVNAINPGVIETAMTTEDEEVAGTMTETIPLRRDGTPEDVADVALFLASEEAAYVTGHNLVVDGGLTAGA; from the coding sequence ATGACCGAACGACTTTCAGGACAGGCCGCACTGATTACGGGAGCATCGTCGGGGAACGGACGGGAGATCGCCCTCACATTCGCAGACGAAGGGGCAAGCGTCACGGTCGCAGACATCCGCGAGGAGCCGCGGGAGGGTGGAACAGCCACGCACGAGCTGATCGAAGAACGCGGCGGGGAGGCGCAGTTCGTCGAGACGGACGTAAGCAGCGTCGAGGACCTGAAACAGGCAGTCGACGAGACGGTCGACGCGTTCGGATCGCTCGACGTGATGGTGAACAACGCGGGCGTGTTCCCCGGAATGCAGCCGATTTCGGAAATCGACGAGGAGGATTACGACTGGTTGATGGACATCAACCTCAAAGGCGTCGTCTTCGGAAGCAAACTCGCCGCCGAAGTGATGTGCGAACAGGACGACGGCGGGGCGATCGTCAACCTGTCGTCGATCGCCGGGCTCAACGGGTTCGACGATTCGTCGCTGTACTGTGCCTCGAAAGGCGGTGTCGCCAACGTCACTCGGGAGCTCGCAATGGAGCTGGGGCCTGACGGGATCCGAGTCAACGCGATCAACCCCGGCGTCATCGAAACCGCGATGACCACCGAGGACGAGGAGGTGGCCGGAACGATGACGGAGACGATCCCGCTGCGCCGGGACGGAACGCCGGAGGACGTCGCCGACGTCGCGCTGTTCCTGGCGAGCGAGGAGGCCGCCTACGTCACGGGTCACAACCTCGTCGTCGACGGCGGACTCACGGCAGGGGCCTGA
- a CDS encoding glycine betaine ABC transporter substrate-binding protein: MSGQTPPGDSRATEQGRDAEQGRDVDAFVEELQSTLESAADGDLSSRAKLSFDDPELANTVETLNDLLASLEYTFATVDGFATDVGETSHETTRSVEDVRGETEAVHRTAREISGTTEEQQRNVEELSTEMGNVSATIEEITATAASVAEQSERTATRGTEGQQTAQQAIEQLDVIESDIEEAKRTAGELTDRTVEIDDVLEFISDIAEQTNLLALNASIEAARAGEAGDGFEVVAEEIKDLAEETKEATDRIGDLLREVHDRAEDTEQELERTAERVSTGAETIESALDSLDEIAESAAETNDGIREIDDATAEQARAAQDVSEMADELTELAEETAARADRVLDAVRTQDQEVSRISHEVKTLAAQTTVLEEQLDGFEYQSVGGVELLDSETRTDTAGVEGTSVVIGSKPFTANKVLAYLAYELLEVETDLVPVDAVGSGITDENFRKLTEGELDLYWEYTGTIYGQFLDATESVTDPDRLHEAAKSGIESKRDLRFGARAEYNNTYTILAPRVWCEQTGVDSLDALARFANDAEGELTAVVGPDFCDREDGWKGLLAEHPFEPEVRERIWARTETVEPAEKRYEAINRSTVDVTMGLTVDALIDVHDLVQLDDDRQFFPIYNPAPLVRKDIIQADPDAIDTLNRLGPTLEDVTEMRRLVRQVDIGKRHPRVVAREHLERKRLL, from the coding sequence ATGTCCGGGCAGACGCCACCTGGTGACAGTAGGGCCACGGAACAGGGGAGGGACGCCGAACAGGGGAGGGACGTCGACGCGTTCGTCGAGGAACTCCAATCAACCCTCGAGTCGGCGGCGGATGGTGACCTCTCTTCCCGAGCGAAGCTCTCGTTCGACGATCCCGAGCTAGCGAATACCGTAGAGACGCTCAACGATCTCCTGGCGTCGCTCGAATACACGTTCGCGACGGTCGACGGCTTCGCGACGGACGTCGGCGAGACCAGCCACGAAACGACACGTTCGGTCGAAGACGTTAGAGGTGAGACGGAGGCGGTCCACAGGACGGCCAGAGAGATCAGCGGGACCACCGAAGAGCAACAGCGAAACGTCGAGGAGCTCTCGACCGAGATGGGTAACGTCTCGGCGACCATCGAAGAGATCACGGCGACGGCAGCGTCGGTCGCCGAACAGTCCGAGCGAACTGCCACTCGAGGAACGGAGGGGCAACAAACGGCTCAACAGGCGATCGAACAGCTCGACGTGATCGAGTCCGACATCGAGGAGGCAAAGCGGACGGCCGGTGAGCTTACGGACCGAACCGTGGAGATCGACGACGTTCTGGAGTTCATCTCTGACATCGCCGAACAGACGAACCTGCTCGCGCTCAACGCCTCGATCGAGGCGGCACGTGCGGGCGAGGCCGGCGACGGGTTCGAGGTCGTCGCCGAGGAGATCAAGGACCTCGCCGAGGAGACGAAGGAGGCAACCGATCGCATAGGCGACCTCCTCAGAGAGGTTCACGATCGTGCCGAAGACACCGAACAAGAGCTCGAACGGACGGCCGAACGCGTTTCTACCGGAGCCGAGACGATCGAGAGCGCGCTCGACTCGCTAGACGAGATCGCCGAAAGCGCAGCCGAGACCAACGACGGGATCCGAGAGATCGACGACGCTACCGCAGAACAGGCACGGGCCGCACAGGACGTCTCGGAGATGGCCGACGAACTCACGGAACTTGCAGAGGAGACAGCCGCCCGAGCCGATCGGGTACTGGACGCAGTCCGGACACAGGATCAGGAGGTCTCCCGAATCAGCCACGAGGTGAAGACACTCGCGGCCCAGACGACCGTCCTCGAAGAGCAGCTCGACGGCTTCGAGTACCAGTCCGTCGGCGGCGTCGAACTGCTGGATTCGGAGACCAGAACCGACACCGCAGGCGTCGAGGGGACGTCAGTCGTCATCGGATCGAAGCCGTTCACCGCAAACAAGGTGCTGGCGTATCTGGCGTACGAACTTCTCGAGGTCGAAACCGATCTCGTCCCGGTCGATGCGGTCGGCTCCGGAATCACCGACGAGAACTTCCGGAAGCTCACGGAAGGGGAACTTGATCTCTACTGGGAGTACACGGGGACGATCTACGGACAGTTCCTGGACGCCACGGAGTCGGTCACCGACCCCGATCGCCTGCACGAGGCAGCGAAATCCGGAATCGAGTCAAAGCGGGATCTCCGGTTCGGCGCCCGTGCAGAATACAACAACACCTACACGATCCTCGCACCCCGCGTGTGGTGTGAGCAAACCGGCGTCGACTCGTTGGACGCGCTCGCCCGGTTCGCAAACGACGCCGAGGGGGAGCTTACCGCAGTCGTCGGCCCGGACTTCTGTGACCGTGAGGACGGCTGGAAGGGCCTGCTCGCCGAACACCCGTTCGAACCGGAAGTTCGCGAACGGATCTGGGCTCGGACGGAGACGGTCGAACCCGCCGAAAAGAGATACGAGGCGATCAACCGCTCCACCGTCGACGTGACGATGGGTCTCACCGTCGACGCACTGATCGACGTCCACGATCTCGTCCAGCTCGACGACGACAGACAGTTCTTCCCGATATACAACCCTGCACCACTGGTCCGGAAAGACATCATACAGGCAGATCCGGACGCGATTGACACGTTGAACCGTCTCGGCCCCACGCTCGAGGACGTCACCGAGATGCGCCGTCTGGTCCGACAGGTCGATATCGGGAAACGTCATCCGCGAGTCGTCGCCAGGGAACATCTGGAGCGGAAAAGGCTGCTGTAG
- the fni gene encoding type 2 isopentenyl-diphosphate Delta-isomerase translates to MSPETSDRKDDHIEIILEEDVETAGSGFEDVQLIHEALPELHRDAIDTSVELCGRELSSPIVIESMTGGHPNTTEINRSLAAAAGRTGIAMGVGSQRAGLERDDEDLLESFTVVREAAPDAFIYGNIGAAQLSEYGVEGVERAVEMIDADAMAIHLNFLQEAAQPEGDVDARGCLSAIETVADGLSVPVIVKETGNGISRETARRLSDASVDAIDVAGKGGTTWSGVEAYRAAAVGDRRRARVGTRFREWGIPTAVSTLEVAREHPCVVASGGVRSGLDVAKAIALGARAGGLAKPFLAPAREGTDAVVELIEDLEAELQTAMFATGSASVSELQDAEYALLGRTRQFSNR, encoded by the coding sequence ATGTCCCCCGAAACTTCCGATCGAAAGGACGACCACATCGAGATCATTCTCGAGGAGGACGTCGAAACGGCCGGCAGCGGGTTCGAGGACGTACAGCTTATTCACGAGGCGCTGCCGGAACTGCACCGCGACGCGATCGACACCAGCGTGGAGCTTTGCGGGAGAGAGCTTTCGAGCCCGATCGTGATCGAGAGCATGACCGGCGGTCACCCGAACACCACCGAGATCAACCGGTCGCTGGCTGCGGCGGCCGGACGGACGGGAATCGCCATGGGCGTCGGCAGCCAGCGTGCCGGGCTGGAGCGCGACGACGAAGACCTCCTCGAGTCGTTTACCGTCGTCAGAGAGGCCGCCCCGGACGCGTTCATCTACGGCAACATCGGTGCGGCACAGCTCTCCGAGTACGGCGTCGAAGGGGTCGAACGCGCCGTCGAGATGATCGACGCAGACGCGATGGCGATTCACCTCAACTTCCTGCAGGAGGCCGCCCAGCCGGAGGGGGACGTCGACGCCCGTGGGTGTCTGTCCGCCATCGAGACAGTGGCGGACGGATTGAGCGTCCCCGTGATCGTCAAGGAGACTGGGAACGGGATTTCCCGGGAGACGGCCCGGAGGTTGTCTGACGCGAGCGTCGACGCGATCGACGTGGCCGGGAAGGGCGGAACCACGTGGTCCGGCGTGGAGGCGTATCGGGCGGCCGCAGTCGGCGACCGCCGCCGGGCCCGCGTTGGAACCCGGTTCCGGGAGTGGGGGATTCCAACCGCAGTCTCCACGCTGGAGGTGGCCCGCGAGCACCCATGCGTCGTCGCAAGCGGCGGGGTCAGATCCGGACTCGACGTCGCCAAGGCGATCGCGCTGGGTGCCCGTGCCGGCGGGCTTGCAAAGCCGTTCCTGGCGCCGGCCCGGGAGGGAACGGACGCCGTCGTCGAACTGATCGAGGACCTCGAGGCCGAACTTCAGACCGCGATGTTCGCGACTGGATCGGCGTCGGTTTCGGAGCTTCAGGACGCCGAATACGCTCTGCTCGGCCGGACACGCCAGTTTTCGAACCGCTGA
- a CDS encoding DUF6159 family protein: MARNQSIVPGRGGRGGNAGLIGKFKTGLKLSRDSIGVVRDHPKLLVFPLLGALSTLAFWIVFLLPLWIANLLGTGAELVVLFLLYFVTTFFATFFTASLVFAVNQTFHGEEPQLGESMRAAWRRKGPILVWSAVAAIVSVILKKLEESDSALARILSSIFAFGWTITTFFIVPVIVFEDVTVKSMFTRSAETFKDTWGESIGIGLGVTLIQVVVGIVGLVVAILLAIGLGVVFPAAGILLGIFLVGGVLVGTYLLGQTIWAITKTALYVYAAEERVPEQFADFDFETLDGRAERRATPGRVRNPPTHLYS; the protein is encoded by the coding sequence ATGGCACGCAATCAGTCGATCGTTCCTGGCCGTGGTGGACGCGGTGGGAACGCCGGACTAATCGGGAAGTTCAAAACCGGCCTCAAGCTGTCGCGAGACAGCATCGGGGTCGTCAGAGACCACCCGAAGCTGCTGGTGTTTCCGCTGTTGGGCGCGCTGTCGACACTCGCCTTCTGGATCGTGTTTCTCCTTCCACTGTGGATCGCAAACCTGCTCGGAACCGGCGCGGAGCTCGTCGTGCTGTTTCTGTTGTACTTCGTGACGACGTTCTTCGCGACGTTTTTCACTGCGTCGCTGGTGTTTGCCGTCAACCAGACGTTCCACGGGGAGGAGCCACAGCTGGGCGAGAGCATGCGTGCCGCCTGGCGGCGAAAGGGACCGATTCTGGTTTGGTCGGCGGTCGCGGCGATCGTCAGCGTCATCCTCAAAAAGCTGGAGGAATCCGACAGTGCGCTGGCCCGCATTCTCTCGTCGATATTCGCGTTCGGCTGGACGATCACGACGTTCTTTATTGTCCCGGTGATCGTCTTCGAGGACGTCACCGTGAAGTCGATGTTCACCCGGAGTGCTGAGACGTTCAAGGACACGTGGGGTGAAAGCATCGGTATCGGGCTGGGGGTAACCCTCATCCAGGTCGTGGTCGGGATCGTCGGGCTCGTCGTCGCGATCCTGCTCGCGATCGGCCTCGGTGTGGTGTTTCCCGCCGCCGGGATCCTGCTCGGGATCTTCCTCGTCGGGGGCGTCCTCGTCGGGACCTATCTGCTCGGGCAGACGATCTGGGCGATCACGAAAACCGCGCTGTACGTCTACGCGGCCGAAGAGCGGGTTCCCGAGCAGTTTGCCGACTTCGACTTCGAGACGCTCGACGGCCGGGCCGAGCGTCGGGCCACCCCGGGTCGCGTTCGGAATCCGCCGACGCATCTCTACTCGTGA
- a CDS encoding AGE family epimerase/isomerase, which translates to MTAPTLVDPDSLRAELLTLLEARYPDCLADRGYVAGFDPETGEIVDRDSRHLVATCRYVANFSLSVSHDGREPWIEAAAHGLEFLEQIHRDIDANGKPEYRWLLSAADTDDSNGSFQIVDGRLSAYGHAFVVLAHARAAHAGLDSVDGCVADTEVVADPVAVADAFLDRFYEAEHGLCRSDLDADGEPIEPYRGQNANMHACEALLAAARATGDGALLERAETIARRITVDLAAETDGLVWEHYTPNWEHDFAYNEDTPRDQFRPWGYQPGHHAEWAKLLGELDREGIGWALERGIELFDAAIDLGWDGDRGGFYYAVEADGNPVADEKYGWATAEAIGAAAVLFERTGDDRFRRWHDRLWEYAAAHLRAPTGMWRERLGPTNEPIPPTDAPPVEPDYHPIGACHAGVECSKAIREHRD; encoded by the coding sequence ATGACGGCCCCGACCCTCGTCGATCCAGACTCCCTCCGAGCGGAACTCCTGACGCTTCTGGAAGCCAGGTACCCGGACTGTCTCGCCGACCGCGGATACGTCGCGGGGTTCGATCCCGAAACCGGCGAGATCGTCGACCGGGACTCCCGTCACCTCGTGGCGACATGTCGATACGTCGCGAACTTCTCGCTTTCGGTGTCACACGACGGACGGGAGCCGTGGATCGAGGCCGCAGCCCACGGACTCGAATTCCTGGAACAGATTCACCGAGACATCGACGCGAACGGGAAACCGGAATATCGATGGCTGCTTTCGGCAGCCGATACCGACGACTCCAACGGCTCGTTCCAGATCGTTGATGGCCGGCTCTCGGCGTACGGTCACGCGTTCGTCGTACTGGCACACGCCCGGGCCGCACACGCGGGATTGGACTCGGTTGATGGGTGTGTGGCCGACACGGAGGTGGTCGCCGATCCTGTTGCAGTCGCCGACGCGTTCCTCGATCGGTTTTACGAAGCCGAACACGGTCTCTGTCGGAGCGACCTCGACGCCGACGGGGAGCCGATCGAACCCTATCGCGGCCAGAACGCCAACATGCACGCGTGCGAAGCACTCCTCGCTGCCGCCCGTGCTACCGGCGACGGTGCACTTCTCGAACGGGCCGAGACGATCGCCCGACGGATCACCGTAGATCTGGCTGCAGAAACCGATGGTCTGGTGTGGGAGCACTACACACCCAACTGGGAACACGACTTCGCGTACAACGAGGACACTCCCCGGGATCAGTTTCGGCCCTGGGGGTACCAGCCGGGCCACCACGCCGAGTGGGCGAAACTTCTGGGGGAACTCGATCGCGAGGGGATTGGGTGGGCCCTCGAACGCGGGATCGAACTGTTCGACGCCGCCATCGACCTGGGCTGGGACGGCGACCGTGGCGGCTTCTACTATGCGGTCGAGGCCGACGGCAACCCCGTCGCCGACGAGAAGTACGGCTGGGCAACCGCGGAGGCGATCGGCGCGGCGGCCGTGCTGTTCGAGCGAACAGGCGACGATCGGTTCCGACGGTGGCACGACCGCCTCTGGGAGTACGCCGCGGCACACCTCCGCGCGCCGACGGGGATGTGGCGGGAACGCCTCGGCCCAACCAACGAGCCGATCCCGCCCACCGACGCACCGCCCGTCGAGCCCGACTATCACCCGATCGGAGCGTGCCACGCGGGTGTCGAGTGTTCGAAGGCGATCCGCGAACATCGTGACTGA
- a CDS encoding DUF5811 family protein encodes MNGNNPYAGAPGVVEAGQPSADVSLSEEQERALRRAIAGIVTRTESYLPEGYVVGSELSHGQNGVEATVAVNPPAGHPVSAGFTPDPEELEAGLDDTERDEVARGLAASAAVQVMNAVGDDLTPTGR; translated from the coding sequence ATGAATGGAAACAACCCCTATGCAGGGGCACCGGGCGTCGTCGAGGCGGGACAGCCGTCCGCGGACGTCAGCCTCTCGGAGGAACAGGAACGCGCTCTCCGGCGGGCGATCGCTGGAATCGTCACGCGAACCGAGTCGTATCTCCCGGAAGGGTACGTCGTCGGCTCGGAACTCAGTCACGGACAAAACGGCGTCGAGGCGACGGTCGCCGTCAATCCGCCCGCAGGACATCCCGTCAGCGCGGGGTTCACGCCGGATCCCGAAGAGCTCGAAGCCGGCCTCGACGACACCGAACGCGACGAGGTCGCCCGCGGGCTCGCCGCCAGCGCGGCAGTACAGGTGATGAACGCCGTCGGTGACGACCTCACCCCGACCGGCCGGTAG
- a CDS encoding FAD-dependent oxidoreductase translates to MTEVFVIGGGIGGLSAAHELAQRGVDVTVFEANDRFGGKARSMPIDDSPMPLHGEHGFRFFPAFYRHVVDTMDRIPLRDGELFTDLEDGPTVADNLVETGETLVASTTGPGNVASVATPESVSDWLETLRPAFVDELPREDVRFLLERLLYLVTACQERRDDELDDVSWWEFIDADNRSEEFRDRLAYATQSLVALRPQVGSARTIGTIYLQLLFGQFDPTRPTEQILNGPTNEAWIDPWIDYLESLGVTLYADSPIERLTFDGRRITGAVVADGAAAPVAGETVTADEYVLAVPVEVAPEFVTPEMASAAPELGRIANLDTAWMNGIQFYLTEDVELVRGHQVYADAPWALTSISQRQFWSDYDVDSRGPEEVAGVLSVIASDWDTPGVLYGKPARECTREEIAAEIWSQVKSHLNVAGDRLTDDMLVDWFLDPAIVETEDGVENRSPLLINTVGSLRNRPPADVAIPNLTLASDYVRTNSDLASMESANEAGRRAANAILERTGYSGRTARIWELEEPAVFDPFKRQDAIRYRLGLPHPAEITQSVRGLTTRLRGRA, encoded by the coding sequence ATGACAGAGGTATTCGTAATCGGTGGTGGGATCGGCGGCCTTTCGGCGGCGCACGAACTCGCACAACGGGGGGTAGACGTAACCGTCTTCGAAGCCAACGATCGGTTCGGTGGAAAGGCGCGATCGATGCCGATCGACGACAGCCCGATGCCGTTACACGGCGAACACGGATTCCGGTTCTTCCCGGCGTTTTACCGGCACGTCGTCGACACCATGGATCGAATCCCGCTCCGGGACGGCGAACTGTTCACAGACCTCGAGGACGGTCCGACAGTCGCCGACAACCTTGTCGAAACGGGCGAGACGCTGGTTGCGAGCACGACCGGTCCCGGAAACGTCGCGAGCGTCGCCACCCCCGAGTCCGTCAGCGACTGGCTCGAGACACTGCGACCGGCGTTCGTCGACGAACTCCCCCGGGAAGACGTCCGGTTTCTGCTCGAGCGGTTGCTCTACCTGGTGACCGCCTGTCAGGAGCGTCGAGACGACGAACTCGACGACGTGTCCTGGTGGGAGTTCATCGACGCCGACAATCGGTCCGAGGAGTTCCGCGATCGGCTCGCGTACGCCACCCAGTCGCTGGTCGCGTTACGTCCCCAGGTCGGCAGCGCGCGCACCATCGGGACGATCTATCTCCAGTTGCTGTTCGGCCAGTTCGACCCGACCCGCCCCACGGAGCAAATCCTGAATGGGCCGACGAACGAGGCCTGGATCGACCCGTGGATCGACTACCTCGAGTCGCTGGGGGTGACACTGTACGCCGATTCGCCGATCGAGCGTCTGACGTTCGACGGCCGACGGATCACTGGCGCCGTTGTGGCCGATGGGGCAGCCGCGCCGGTCGCCGGGGAGACCGTCACCGCCGACGAGTACGTCCTCGCAGTGCCTGTCGAGGTCGCCCCCGAGTTCGTCACTCCCGAAATGGCCTCGGCGGCGCCGGAGCTGGGTCGGATCGCAAACCTCGATACGGCGTGGATGAACGGGATCCAGTTTTACCTCACGGAGGACGTCGAACTGGTTCGCGGCCACCAGGTGTACGCCGACGCACCGTGGGCGTTGACGTCGATCTCCCAGCGCCAGTTCTGGAGTGACTACGACGTCGATTCGCGTGGACCCGAGGAAGTAGCGGGCGTCCTCTCGGTGATCGCCTCCGACTGGGACACGCCAGGGGTACTGTACGGCAAACCGGCCCGGGAGTGTACCCGCGAGGAGATCGCCGCGGAGATCTGGTCGCAGGTGAAATCCCACCTGAACGTCGCGGGTGACAGACTCACCGACGACATGCTCGTCGACTGGTTCCTTGATCCGGCGATCGTCGAGACGGAAGACGGCGTGGAGAACCGGTCTCCGTTGTTGATAAACACTGTCGGCTCACTTCGGAACCGCCCGCCGGCGGACGTCGCCATCCCGAACCTCACGCTCGCGAGCGACTACGTCCGGACGAACTCGGACCTGGCGTCGATGGAATCGGCCAACGAGGCGGGCCGACGCGCTGCGAACGCAATTCTCGAACGGACGGGGTACAGCGGCCGGACGGCCCGAATCTGGGAACTGGAGGAACCGGCAGTCTTCGATCCGTTCAAGCGACAGGACGCGATCCGGTACCGGCTCGGGCTGCCGCATCCGGCCGAGATCACACAGTCAGTTCGGGGGTTGACGACGCGGTTGCGGGGACGTGCATGA
- a CDS encoding FAD-dependent oxidoreductase has protein sequence MTRIGVVGAGSAAAAATFVLDTVVSDVDITVLEKSGGVCGRAATRRRGDVTYDYGANYVTSDNERVAELLTDTLDSQGLVHIAEPIYTFDSASEITPGRDPEGHRWSYKNGLTQIAKRLFGRTDATVHRRTRIETILRQEPRETWTLRDADGREWGPFDALLVTPPAPQTADLLADARWDHPAREGLATAASEVPFRPVWTAILGYEFELDVPYYGLINTDDQHEIGWIAREECKPGHVPAGESVLVVQAAPDWSRERHNLSSAENVDLLTTLTADLIGDERLQDPAWTDHQGWRFALPDEGIRPGALRAAESAGLYCAGDWVAGEARAHAALACGLRVGERLSYSL, from the coding sequence GTGACCAGAATCGGAGTCGTCGGCGCCGGCAGCGCGGCCGCAGCCGCCACGTTCGTGCTCGATACTGTCGTTTCGGACGTCGATATCACCGTTCTCGAGAAGTCCGGCGGCGTTTGCGGACGCGCGGCCACCCGTCGGCGCGGGGACGTCACCTACGATTACGGCGCGAACTACGTCACATCCGATAACGAACGCGTGGCTGAGCTCCTCACAGACACTCTCGACAGCCAAGGGCTCGTCCACATCGCCGAGCCCATCTACACCTTCGACTCTGCTAGCGAAATCACGCCCGGCCGGGATCCCGAGGGGCACCGGTGGTCGTATAAAAACGGACTCACCCAGATCGCCAAGCGCCTGTTCGGTCGCACAGACGCCACGGTCCACCGGCGGACCAGGATCGAAACCATTCTCAGGCAGGAGCCCCGGGAAACCTGGACGCTCCGGGACGCCGACGGTCGCGAGTGGGGACCGTTCGACGCGCTTCTTGTGACCCCACCGGCGCCGCAGACCGCCGATCTTCTCGCCGACGCCCGGTGGGACCATCCCGCCCGAGAGGGGCTGGCGACGGCAGCCAGCGAGGTCCCCTTCCGTCCGGTGTGGACCGCGATTCTCGGCTACGAATTCGAACTCGACGTTCCGTACTACGGCCTCATTAATACGGACGACCAGCACGAGATCGGATGGATCGCCCGCGAGGAGTGCAAACCGGGTCACGTGCCGGCGGGTGAATCAGTTCTCGTGGTCCAGGCTGCGCCGGACTGGTCTCGGGAACGGCACAATTTATCGTCCGCGGAGAACGTCGATCTCCTGACCACGCTCACCGCGGACCTGATCGGGGACGAACGTCTCCAGGATCCCGCCTGGACCGACCACCAGGGATGGCGCTTCGCCCTCCCAGACGAGGGGATCCGACCCGGGGCCCTCCGGGCGGCCGAATCAGCGGGGCTCTACTGTGCGGGCGACTGGGTCGCAGGCGAGGCGCGGGCCCACGCGGCACTTGCGTGCGGACTGCGCGTCGGCGAGCGGCTGAGCTACTCCTTATAA